In Dendropsophus ebraccatus isolate aDenEbr1 chromosome 14, aDenEbr1.pat, whole genome shotgun sequence, the following proteins share a genomic window:
- the STK35 gene encoding serine/threonine-protein kinase 35 codes for MESAKRKRRRSPGVRPLRERLPAPLLNVPVNGIVKPEAPEEAALLSRPRRPRYSLLSEIGRGSYGVVYEAVARKSGARVAVKKIRCDAPENVELALSEFWALTSLRRRHPNIVRFEECVLQRNGLAQKMSHGNKSSQLYLRLVETSLKGERILGCTGEACYLWFVMEFCEGGDLNQYVLSRRPDPATNKSFMLQLTSAIAFLHKNQIVHRDLKPDNILITEESGSPVLKVADFGLSKVCAGLTAQGKKSSEGGGNENKTVNVNKYWLSSACGSDFYMAPEVWEGHYTAKADIFALGIIIWAMIERITFVDAETKKELLGTYIKQGSEIVPVGEALLENPKMELHIPQKRRTSMSEGIRQLLKDMLAANPQDRPDAFELETRMDQVTCAA; via the exons ATGGAATCCGCCAAAAGAAAGCGCCGGAGAAGCCCCGGAGTGCGGCCCCTGAGAGAACGGCTCCCCGCCCCCCTCCTCAACGTGCCAGTCAACGGCATAGTGAAGCCCGAGGCCCCGGAGGAGGCGGCGCTCCTCAGCAGGCCCCGGCGGCCCCGCTACAGCTTACTGTCCGAGATAGGCCGCGGCAGCTACGGGGTGGTGTACGAGGCCGTGGCCCGGAAGAGCGGAGCCCGAGTGGCCGTGAAGAAGATCCGCTGTGACGCCCCGGAGAACGTGGAGCTGGCGCTGTCCGAGTTCTGGGCCCTGACCAGCCTGCGCCGCCGCCACCCCAACATCGTCCGCTTCGAGGAGTGCGTCCTGCAGAGGAACGGCCTGGCCCAGAAGATGAGCCACGGCAACAAGAGCAGCCAGCTCTACCTGCGCCTGGTGGAGACCTCGCTGAAGG GGGAACGTATTTTGGGCTGCACAGGGGAAGCTTGTTACTTATGGTTTGTCATGGAGTTCTGTGAAGGGGGAGACCTCAACCAGTATGTCCTGTCCAGGCGCCCAGACCCGGCCACAAACAAAAGCTTCATGCTTCAGCTGACAAGTGCCATTGCTTTCCTGCACAAAAACCAGATTGTTCACCGGGACCTGAAACCGGACAATATCCTGATCACAGAAGAATCCGGCTCCCCAGTGCTCAAAGTGGCTGACTTCGGCCTCAGTAAAGTTTGCGCTGGACTTACAGCCCAAGGGAAAAAGAGCTCCGAGGGAGGCGGAAACGAGAACAAGACGGTCAACGTCAACAAGTATTGGCTGTCGTCGGCCTGCGGCTCTGACTTTTACATGGCACCGGAGGTGtgggagggacactacacagcGAAGGCGGACATATTTGCCTTGGGCATCATCATCTGGGCTATGATCGAGCGGATCACTTTTGTTGATGCTGAGACAAAGAAGGAGCTGCTGGGGACCTACATAAAGCAGGGCAGCGAGATTGTCCCTGTGGGGGAAGCGCTGCTAGAGAACCCAAAGATGGAGCTTCACATCCCGCAGAAACGCAGGACTTCCATGTCAGAAGGTATCAGACAGCTGCTTAAAGACATGCTGGCTGCTAATCCACAGGATCGGCCAGACGCGTTTGAGCTGGAGACCCGGATGGACCAAGTCACTTGTGCCGCTTAG
- the HELZ2 gene encoding 3'-5' exoribonuclease HELZ2, with protein sequence MGQFSGLGPPSQLKLLEQVDLLLACATCSRKKQGISYIYRPVGHSCSAQLLLAKNKGRSNETDWHEVRQRPSYPLPARYAVCWHYQPGKGCIRHHQNCTFAWSAEEVLVWSFERTNRLERPQLRSMLLRPLSPAASLNEPKNWEDILSLFGGQFQDICEQCFYQSPPKVTLTNLCQCHPRPMPLLAHIVIDDTRKQCNVIRPFPSSRHVRLCNQRSRGLFCRNEKEQCPNAHSEVELTVWKAEQNHGLTRGEINENQELNMGFYCRLCLVSANTQESFEVHCASLEHGRMMAADSLSQWYHRAPPFGMTKFSLCESPLQCIYGNACEKAHSQEELQEWILRVKVTRRNKQLVEEEGLQSYQDRLIQEYQHYSSDVEVLSEEVEGVKITCSHPLKIHSPEKLVQRTWDFTLHSKMPLLHVALLKTNPGAVFSLDAKGHQKPCHYAGGHCFLVKGSRTHYKLSVQVQCSVFGVFEQWLALDFGIRPVLLQKIFMQVGGQEEPLKRQDEGSDRQDGPEPTVERWCPDKLLCIPCKERTLEEKRLLDVYKSPSMNPCYIPTTTDRKPLTVENYRQIMHISLLQEEAAREQVISRLNLRAPVTLKKMVMALDGMKIAQPGELFAELPLPTGMTQDTEEGYLLQRSVGTALIAPYPRQNNRVYEVHVDHSTQLEDGILLRVTERCCTELSFKEKACVQLEVQFQIDRLPFCINHEAVDRLLDEKLLLPDLSKCSVPIYQEQMAWGNQKQQQAISYIAGSVKGNQPVAPLLIYGPFGTGKTSTMAQAALQVIRQPNTRVLICTHNNSAADLYIQEHFHPYVTSGHPEATPLRVKTTYSPLNRTHPVTLQYCPLNPDQSAFINPPRNLLENYRIIVTSAVTSRNLDVPRGYFSHILIDEAAQMMESEALIPLALANHHTRVVVAGDHMQETPRFFNRKAGEEHTLLTRLFFHYQDKDCPGAKSARIIFHQNYRSVPDIISFVSRCFYVGRNNAIEACADKPKRPPQGSHALGLYHCQGPCSRDGNSWMNQSETLQVVEVVRDIVRRWPEHWGKVDRSKISVVSHGSQVKLIRQELRKLRLSDVTVGSYENIIGCEFFVIILSTVRSRDSLPLHPPSISTFSLDFFCDPRVLNTILTRARAQVIVVGDVAALCSFGGCSRIWKNYLRECVEAGSAVPADLNVEKIKQILCDQMAWRQQPGEEETDEDSDSWSSDVDINLEDAILQELLDSNKESIVTVTKEGMLEVEPQSNAQHTRDRYINFPSYKLEQYLIKQPNIYKKCLLVKENFDRGYALTLEQCPPRRIAVNGRLNCGLAFSGDKVVVQLFSNTGNEGGKVVGVLEAGESNRRFVCVMDPRDHRIMIPIDRSVTKIFCFQCKENPNHIPIRKFVGEKIVTERMEKVTEEMRQNRLFLVEVVCWREGFYYPLGIVTRIIPRMLSVEQGVDILNLEYGIEKDNSYPKEVMEEVKKITSTVDKNRKDCRDMIIFTVDPVNAKDLDDALSVQDQGDCYEIGVHITDLAAVIPQGGPLDNEAKRRGVTFYSAIRDPVHMLPHKLCSDLCSLKPQCERLAISLFVKVRKDTDQMVSGHLCSTIICSKRQLSYDEANIILQAKSGDPITFDTVEGCLCIAARFSEVHRTFRLEKASNYKQPDEDCLPGSRSAQRVIEELMIMYNSWVADHLTSNDMLMDVVPVRCQNGPSLPKIIELRTKFQHLLPFSAFLSYHLLEVPELPSPSSDHKVNMLTSVWKQLLDAAKEQDHAKITDLVATEDLHPELCYAVREFRSQLGRSFMSRAGLPSANGHYSLQLCAYTWASSPLRRYIDIVVQRLLRKDFKMASKPLLSLSEMDMVCHNFDMRVKKESGYEKRGHALKLALSLHEELQQKLSVVVSADARNKSVKVAFPLNGDSLSNSMSLDYNVLQPVDQPAPLENGCRLSWRRRVYSYISYREKPIKSKTRRDIISFNPAAWHEAVAAVSRGEPKMAIDALKEGIEPFDPMSYVDQSHCGHYMELTLDLHPGDCLPVQLCSVLERGIPVPSPQLCSPAPGIELCLEHTSRPVDCFSSLANRAPQKRYRNIQEYQSVWLPLWSMESVASAVAEGGGILLRDVPVRWKTKGNSKQAVGLEGSFKLTSHIIQDCDLNMDFRNCYLCIRKEDLQRCGTSDPSAYDSYTWVAHGLTKASNKVSREEGGRVVFYIHQATMKDVPEAVLQSQAMFTVEIIPKLLPDIRKEEAVSQLTVASELTKSIVLGKQVPDKVINMKFKTPRSFTVPELSRGLNTSQEEAIGKALMQPFTLIQGPPGTGKTIVGAHLAYWFNEANQALESSTSEEDEDEEEESGRRVLMYCGPSNKSVDVIAEKLLPLRSKLRLLRIYSEQMELSEFPYPGSNLRVCGYLREGKPLENLRSITLHHLIRMPSNPCATQIREMDARIQRREEISLEDVANYKKLLSKARKVELERHDIILCTCVTSSNKVLTDLPVSQIIIDESGMCTEPETLVPIVSHKKVQSVVLIGDHRQLRPVVINDLCRTLKVDRSLFERYQEQALLLNIQYRMHSDICEFPSNEFYHGRLLTSPSLNLQPSLFFYQHHSCPLLFGSVDGEEQSLTVTTEEGNTNSKANIKEAEQAVRLANLLVSRSVAPRDIVILTAYNAQVAEVTKRLQSRGLHEVTACTIMKSQGSEWRYVIFSTVRSAPAEGLDSRPTYSWLRLHLGFLSDPNQINVALTRAKEGLCVLGNPLLLRCSYLWERLLQHYMQKAVYTDAAEITVSAPRRR encoded by the exons ATGGGGCAGTTCTCGGGGCTGGGCCCCCCCAGTCAGCTGAAGCTTCTAGAACAGGTGGATTTGCTCTTGGCTTGCGCCACCTGTAGCAGGAAGAAGCAGGGGATCTCCTACATCTACCGTCCTGTGGGGCACAGCTGTTCTGCTCAGCTACTTCTGGCCAAAAACAAAGGTCGCAGCAATGAAACAGATTGGCATGAAGTGAGACAGCGCCCATCCTACCCGCTGCCCGCCCGCTACGCCGTGTGCTGGCACTATCAGCCTGGAAAGGGCTGCATCAGGCACCACCAGAACTGCACATTTGCTTGGTCGGCTGAAGAGGTTCTCGTCTGGTCTTTCGAGAGGACAAACAGACTTGAAAGACCCCAACTCAGATCCATGCTGCTCCGGCCATTATCGCCGGCCGCTTCCCTCAATGAACCCAAAAACTGGGAAGATATTTTGAGTCTTTTTGGGGGTCAGTTCCAGGACATTTGTGAGCAATGCTTTTACCAGAGCCCACCCAAGGTCACCCTTACCAATCTCTGCCAATGCCATCCTCGCCCCATGCCGCTACTGGCTCACATCGTCATCGATGACACCAGGAAGCAATGCAATGTTATCCGCCCATTCCCGTCCTCGCGCCACGTCCGCTTGTGCAACCAACGCTCTCGTGGGCTTTTTTGCCGGAATGAGAAAGAACAGTGCCCAAACGCCCACAGCGAGGTGGAGCTTACAGTTTGGAAAGCGGAGCAGAACCATGGGCTCACCCGTGGTGAGATCAATGAGAACCAGGAACTGAATATGGGCTTTTACTGCCGTCTATGCCTGGTCAGTGCCAACACCCAAGAAAGCTTCGAGGTGCACTGTGCTTCGCTGGAACATGGACGCATGATGGCGGCCGATTCGTTGTCACAGTGGTATCACCGCGCTCCACCATTTGGCATGACTAAATTCTCTCTCTGTGAAAG CCCTTTGCAGTGTATATATGGGAATGCTTGTGAGAAAGCGCACAGccaggaggagctgcaggagtggATTCTTAGGGTCAAGGTCACCAGGCGCAATAAGCAGTTGGTGGAGGAAGAGGGTCTCCAGTCCTACCAGGACCGTCTTATACAGGAGTATCAGCACTACAGCAGTGATGTGGAAGTG CTTTCGGAAGAAGTTGAAGGTGTTAAAATAACGTGTAGCCATCCACTAAAAATACATTCCCCGGAGAAGCTTGTGCAAAGAACATGGGACTTCACTCTGCACTCTAAG ATGCCTCTCCTCCATGTTGCCTTGTTAAAGACCAATCCTGGGGCCGTCTTCTCTTTGGACGCTAAGGGACACCAAAAACCCTGCCATTACGCCGGAGGCCATTGTTTCCTGGTGAAAGGGTCTCGGACACATTATAAGCTCTCCGTACAGGTCCAGTGCTCGGTGTTTGGAGTTTTCGAGCAGTGGTTGGCTCTGGATTTTGGAATCCGTCCAGTTTTGCTGCAGAAGATCTTCATGCAGGTCGGCGGTCAAGAAGAACCCTTAAAACGCCAGGATGAAGGCTCAGATCGACAGGACGGACCAGAGCCAACCGTGGAACGCTGGTGCCCAGACAAGCTCTTATGTATCCCATGCAAGGAGAGAACGTTGGAGGAGAAGAGGCTCCTCGATGTGTACAAATCTCCCTCTATGAATCCTTGTTACATTCCAACAACCACTGATAGGAAGCCACTTACAGTGGAAAACTACCGCCAAATAATGCACATCAGTCTACTCCAAGAGGAGGCGGCAAGAGAGCAGGTGATATCCAG GTTAAACTTGAGAGCTCCGGTGACCCTTAAGAAGATGGTGATGGCTCTGGACGGGATGAAGATTGCCCAGCCAGGGGAGCTGTTTGCAGAGCTCCCTCTACCTACAGGGATGACTCAGGATACTGAAGAAGGGTATTTACTGCAGAGATCCGTCGGCACCGCCCTCATCGCCCCCTACCCTCGGCAGAACAACAGAGTCTATGAAGTTCACGTTGACCACAGCACTCAGTTAGAGGATGGGATTTTACTAAGGGTTACAGAGAGGTGCTGCACGGAGCTGTCCTTCAAGGAAAAGGCTTGCGTCCAGCTGGAGGTCCAGTTCCAGATTGACCGCCTGCCGTTCTGCATCAACCATGAAGCGGTTGACCGCCTGTTGGATGAGAAGTTATTACTGCCAGATCTGTCCAAGTGCAGCGTTCCCATCTACCAGGAGCAGATGGCATGGGGCaaccagaagcagcagcaggcaaTCTCTTACATTGCTGGATCAGTGAAGGGGAATCAGCCGGTAGCCCCTCTCCTTATATACGGACCATTTGGTACCGGGAAAACGTCAACGATGGCCCAGGCCGCTTTGCAGGTGATCAGACAACCTAACACCAGAGTGCTGATCTGCACCCACAACAACAG TGCCGCTGATCTGTATATCCAGGAACATTTCCATCCGTACGTAACGTCCGGCCACCCAGAAGCCACTCCCCTGAGAGTAAAAACTACGTATAGTCCTCTAAACAGGACCCACCCGGTCACACTTCAGTACTGCCCCCTCAACCCCGATCAGTCCGCCTTTATTAACCCCCCTCGAAACCTTCTTGAAAATTATCGCATTATTGTGACGTCCGCAGTCACCTCCCGGAATCTGGACGTGCCACGGGGTTATTTCAGCCATATCCTTATAGATGAGGCAGCACAGATGATGGAGAGCGAGGCGTTGATCCCACTGGCTTTGGCAAACCATCACACACGTGTGGTCGTGGCCGGAGACCACATGCAGGAGACCCCGCGGTTCTTCAACAGAAAAGCCGGAGAGGAGCACACCCTTCTCACCCGCCTGTTCTTCCATTACCAAGATAAAGACTGTCCAGGGGCCAAAAGTGCCCGCATCATCTTCCACCAAAACTACCGATCCGTCCCTGACATCATCTCCTTTGTGTCGCGATGCTTCTATGTTGGCCGCAACAACGCTATTGAGGCTTGTGCTGACAAACCAAAGCGACCCCCACAAGGAAGCCATGCCCTGGGGCTTTACCACTGTCAGGGCCCCTGTTCTCGTGATGGAAACTCCTGGATGAATCAGTCAGAAACATTGCAAGTGGTTGAGGTTGTCAGAGATATTGTCCGCCGATGGCCGGAGCACTGGGGAAAAGTGGATAGAAGTAAAATTTCTGTTGTATCCCATGGAAGCCAG GTAAAGTTGATACGTCAGGAGCTACGTAAATTAAGGCTGTCTGACGTAACAGTAGGAAGCTATGAAAACATAATTG GTTGCGAGTTTTTTGTCATCATTCTCAGCACTGTTCGGTCCCGGGACTCTCTGCCACTTCATCCTCCATCCATTTCCACCTTCAGCTTAGACTTCTTCTGTGATCCTCGAGTGCTGAACACGATCCTGACACGTGCTCGCGCTCAGGTCATAGTAGTGGGAGATGTCGCGGCCTTGTGTTCCTTTGGTGGCTGCAGTCGTATCTGGAAGAATTACCTGCGGGAATGTGTGGAGGCGGGGAGCGCCGTGCCTGCAGATCTTAACGTGGAGAAGATAAAGCAAATCCTATGCGACCAAATGGCCTGGCGGCAACaaccaggggaggaggagaccgatGAGGACAGTGATTCTTGGTCATCTGATGTAGACATCAACCTTGAAGACGCCATCCTTCAGGAATTGCTGGATAGCAATAAGGAGAGCATTGTGACAGTGACAAAGGAGGGGATGCTGGAAGTGGAGCCACAATCCAACGCTCAACACACCAGAGACCGTTATATTAACTTTCCATCATATAAGCTGGAGCAGTACCTCATAAAACAGCCCAACATCTACAAAAAGTGTCTTCTGGTCAAGGAGAACTTTGACCGTGGCTATGCCTTGACCCTTGAACAATGCCCGCCCCGTCGCATAGCTGTGAATGGGCGGCTCAACTGCGGTCTGGCATTTAGTGGCGACAAAGTTGTTGTTCAGTTGTTCTCAAACACCGGCAATGAAGGAGGGAAAGTGGTGGGAGTCTTAGAGGCAGGAGAGTCAAATCGACGCTTTGTATGTGTCATGGACCCTAGAGATCATAGAATAATGATCCCCATTGACAGATCAGTCACCAAGATCTTTTGTTTTCAGTGTAAAGAAAACCCGAACCATATCCCAATCCGTAaatttgtaggtgaaaaaatcgTAACAGAACGTATGGAGAAGGTGACCGAGGAGATGAGACAGAACCGATTATTCCTGGTGGAGGTGGTCTGCTGGCGGGAGGGCTTCTACTACCCTCTGGGCATTGTAACCCGCATTATACCTCGCATGCTCAGTGTAGAACAAGGAGTTGACATCTTAAACCTGGAATATGGTATTGAGAAGGACAACAGCTACCCTAAGGAGGTCAtggaagaggttaaaaaaattacatccaCTGTGGACAAAAATAGAAAGGACTGCAGAGACATGATCATTTTTACTGTGGACCCTGTAAATGCCAAAGACTTGGATGATGCCCTTTCTGTACAAGACCAAGGTGACTGCTATGAGATTGGCGTCCATATCACCGACCTGGCGGCTGTTATACCCCAAGGAGGGCCATTAGACAATGAAGCCAAACGACGAGGAGTCACCTTCTACTCCGCTATACGTGACCCGGTCCATATGCTGCCACATAAGTTGTGTTCAGATCTTTGCAGCCTGAAGCCACAATGTGAGCGGCTGGCCATATCTCTCTTTGTGAAAGTGAGAAAGGACACGGACCAAATGGTGAGTGGCCATTTGTGCTCCACCATCATCTGCTCTAAGCGGCAGTTATCCTACGATGAGGCTAACATCATCCTGCAAGCTAAAAGTGGAGATCCTATAACCTTCGACACAGTAGAAGGGTGTCTCTGCATCGCCGCACGCTTCTCAGAAGTCCATCGGACGTTCCGCCTGGAGAAAGCTTCCAATTACAAGCAACCAGATGAAGATTGTCTCCCGGGATCTCGCAGCGCCCAACGCGTCATAGAGGAACTGATGATCATGTACAATAGCTGGGTGGCAGACCATCTCACCAGCAATGATATGTTGATGGATGTTGTCCCAGTACGATGCCAGAACGGGCCAAGCCTACCCAAGATCATAGAGCTGAGGACAAAGTTCCAGCATCTTTTGCCTTTTTCTGCCTTCTTGTCATATCATCTACTGGAAGTTCCCGAATTACCGAGTCCGTCATCTGATCACAAGGTGAACATGTTGACCTCAGTGTGGAAACAGCTGCTAGATGCAGCAAAAGAGCAGGACCATGCCAAGATCACTGATCTAGTAGCCACAGAAGACCTGCACCCTGAGCTCTGCTATGCCGTTCGAGAGTTTCGAAGCCAATTGGGCCGCTCCTTCATGAGCCGGGCTGGCTTACCAAGTGCCAATGGGCACTACTCCCTCCAGCTTTGTGCCTATACCTGGGCTTCATCGCCTCTTCGACGATATATAGACATTGTGGTGCAAAGGTTGCTCAGAAAAGATTTTAAAATGGCATCaaagcctcttctttctctttccgAGATGGACATGGTCTGTCACAATTTTGATATGAGGGTAAAGAAGGAGTCAGGCTATGAGAAGAGAGGACATGCACTCAAGCTGGCGCTATCCCTTCATGAGGAATTGCAGCAAAAGCTGTCGGTGGTCGTCAGTGCCGATGCCAGGAATAAAAGTGTTAAAGTTGCTTTCCCTCTCAATGGAGACTCCTTGTCGAATTCAATGTCTTTGGATTATAATGTTTTGCAGCCAGTAGATCAACCAGCACCTCTTGAAAATGGCTGCCGCTTGTCCTGGAGACGTCGGGTGTATTCCTACATTTCCTACCGGGAAAAACCTATTAAAAGCAAAACACGGAGAGACATAATCTCCTTTAATCCCGCAGCTTGGCATGAAGCTGTCGCAGCCGTAAGCCGGGGTGAACCAAAGATGGCAATAGATGCCCTAAAAGAAGGTATCGAACCCTTTGACCCCATGAGTTATGTAGACCAAAGTCACTGTGGTCACTACATGGAATTAACCCTTGATCTGCACCCTGGTGACTGTCTTCCTGTCCAACTGTGCAGCGTCCTGGAGCGTGGCATACCTGTGCCCAGTCCTCAGCTCTGCTCTCCTGCACCAGGTATAGAGCTTTGCCTGGAACATACATCTCGACCTGTCGACTGCTTCTCCAGTCTGGCCAACCGGGCTCCTCAAAAACGATACAGAAACATCCAAGAATATCAGTCAGTGTGGTTGCCCCTGTGGAGCATGGAATCGGTGGCGTCAGCTGTGGCTGAAGGTGGAGGTATACTCCTCAGAGACGTTCCGGTGAGGTGGAAGACCAAAGGGAACAGCAAGCAAGCGGTGGGCTTAGAGGGATCCTTCAAATTGACCTCCCACATAATTCAGGACTGTGATCTTAATATGGATTTTCGGAACTGCTACCTGTGTATTCGAAAGGAAGATCTGCAGAGATGCGGCACCTCCGACCCCTCGGCATATGACAGCTACACCTGGGTGGCACATGGCCTGACCAAAGCCAGCAATAAGGTGTCCAGGGAGGAAGGCGGCAGAGTGGTCTTCTACATACACCAGGCTACCATGAAGGACGTTCCTGAAGCCGTCCTCCAAAGCCAAGCCATGTTCACGGTGGAGATCATCCCGAAGCTGTTACCAGACAT ACGGAAAGAAGAGGCGGTGAGTCAGCTGACTGTCGCCTCAGAACTGACCAAAAGTATCGTCCTGGGCAAGCAGGTTCCCGATAAAG TTATCAACATGAAGTTTAAGACACCGAGATCGTTCACCGTCCCGGAGCTGTCCCGAGGCCTCAATACTAGTCAGGAAGAAGCCATAGGCAAAGCCCTGATGCAGCCCTTCACCCTGATACAGGGACCCCCTG GTACTGGGAAGACTATAGTGGGCGCTCACCTGGCCTACTGGTTCAATGAAGCCAATCAAGCTCTTGAGTCCTCGACATCagaagaagatgaagatgaaGAGGAAGAGAGCGGCAGGCGGGTGCTCATGTATTGTGGCCCCTCAAATAAGTCTGTGGATGTCATAGCTG aAAAGCTCCTCCCCCTTCGTAGCAAGCTCCGCCTATTGCGGATATACAGTGAACAGATGGAACTGTCTGAATTTCCTTACCCTGGGAGTAACCTGAGAGTATGCGGATACCTCCGGGAGGGTAAACCGCTGGAAAATCTCAG ATCCATCACCCTACATCACCTGATCCGCATGCCCTCCAACCCCTGTGCCACCCAGATCAGAGAAATGGATGCACGGATTCAGAGAAGGGAGGAGATATCTCTGGAAGATGTGGCAAA TTATAAAAAGCTACTAAGCAAGGCTCGAAAAGTGGAGCTTGAGCGCCATGACATCATTCTGTGCACCTGTGTGACATCATCCAACAAAGTGCTGACAGATCTGCCGGTGTCCCAGATAATCATAGATGAGAGCGGGATGTGCACGGAGCCGGAGACGCTGGTTCCCATTGTCAGCCACAAGAAGGTGCAATCC GTGGTTCTGATTGGTGATCACCGCCAGCTGCGTCCCGTGGTCATCAATGATCTATGTCGCACCCTGAAAGTGGATCGTTCCCTGTTTGAAAGATACCAGGAGCAGGCGCTGCTGCTGAACATACAGTACCGCATG cactctgATATCTGTGAGTTCCCATCCAATGAGTTCTACCATGGGCGCTTACTCACCTCACCCTCGCTCAACCTGCAGCCCAGTCTCTTCTTCTACCAACATCAcagctgccccctgctgttcggGAGTGTGGATGGAGAGGAGCAGAGCCTGACCGTGACCACTGAAGAGGGGAATACGAACTCTAAGGCGAACATTAAAGAGGCAGAGCAGGCG GTGCGTCTGGCAAATCTTCTGGTCAGTCGGTCGGTTGCGCCCAGAGATATCGTCATCCTGACGGCCTACAACGCCCAGGTGGCAGAGGTCACCAAGAGACTGCAAAGCCGAGGACTGCACGAGGTCACCGCCTGCACCATCATGAAGAGCCAAG GGAGTGAGTGGCGATACGTCATCTTCTCCACCGTACGCTCGGCTCCTGCTGAAGGCCTGGACTCCCGACCTACATACAGCTGGCTGCGCCTGCATCTCGGCTTCCTTTCAGACCCAAACCAGATAAATGTAGCACTGACACGGGCCAAGGAAGGACTGTGTGTACTAG GAAACCCTCTCCTGTTGAGGTGTTCCTATCTCTGGGAGCGACTCCTGCAGCACTACATGCAGAAGGCGGTGTATACCGATGCTGCTGAGATCACTGTCTCTGCTCCGAGGCGGCGCTGA